One region of Syntrophales bacterium genomic DNA includes:
- a CDS encoding DUF2442 domain-containing protein, which yields MNTAVKIQEARIKDISVTEDTIMAQLMDGRTISVPLAWSWRLLEATSKQRKNWEIIGDGQGVHWPDIDEDISAEGMLYGIPAPRPQLSAKYNLKSETKIMAANKRAKRTAKKPAAAYP from the coding sequence ATGAACACTGCGGTGAAAATACAAGAAGCGAGAATTAAGGATATTAGCGTCACCGAAGACACCATTATGGCTCAACTCATGGATGGGCGGACAATCAGCGTTCCTCTTGCCTGGTCATGGCGATTGTTGGAGGCAACGTCCAAACAGCGGAAAAACTGGGAAATTATTGGAGACGGCCAGGGCGTGCATTGGCCAGACATTGATGAGGATATCAGTGCTGAAGGCATGCTATACGGTATTCCTGCTCCGAGGCCTCAACTATCAGCCAAGTACAATCTGAAATCAGAAACGAAGATAATGGCAGCCAACAAACGGGCCAAGCGTACGGCAAAAAAGCCTGCCGCCGCTTACCCTTAA
- the sugE gene encoding quaternary ammonium compound efflux SMR transporter SugE has protein sequence MAWVYLVVAGLFECGWAIGLKYSEGLSKIFPSLLTVASMVISLFLLSIAMREIPVGTAYAVWTGIGAVGVAILGMLLFGESREIGRIICLCLIISGIAGLKLVSSSHGAS, from the coding sequence ATGGCATGGGTATATCTAGTAGTTGCAGGATTGTTTGAATGTGGTTGGGCAATAGGACTCAAGTATTCGGAAGGACTCTCTAAAATCTTTCCGTCCCTGCTGACTGTTGCATCCATGGTGATTAGCCTTTTTCTGTTGTCAATCGCCATGAGAGAGATTCCAGTAGGTACAGCCTACGCTGTATGGACAGGAATCGGAGCGGTTGGAGTTGCGATATTAGGTATGCTTCTTTTTGGTGAATCGAGAGAAATAGGTAGAATTATTTGCTTGTGTCTTATTATATCGGGGATAGCAGGCCTTAAATTGGTTTCATCATCGCATGGGGCTTCATAA